A portion of the Kribbella jejuensis genome contains these proteins:
- a CDS encoding succinic semialdehyde dehydrogenase: MSEQTSIPADPELDPTASYATDQSVIRRLSGLLRATAGTRTSYAPATGQPIADLPISSADDVVAAVRVARKTQQSWRRVPLEERAAILLRYHDLVLDHRHELVDLIIRESGKARKQAFEELAHVALTARYYGRKAFELLEPRRKLGIFPVLTRAEERFVPKGVVGIISPWNYPLTMAISDGLPAILAGNTVVHKPDSQTPLTALRGIELLYEAGLPREAWLAVNGDGPTVGGALIQNADYICFTGSTKTGRLVAKQAGERLIGCSLELGGKNPMLVLRDADINRAAEGAVRACFANAGQLCVSMERLYVADQVYDAFVTAFVDRVKKLRLSAGTGWDVDMGSLISKAQLETVTRHVEDARAKGATVLAGGKPRPDIGPLFYEPTVLSGVTPAMECFDNETFGPVVSIYRFSDESEAIQRANEGEYGLNASVWTRDGRRGRAVAAQLMAGTVNVNEGYGATFGSIDTPMGGMRSSGLGRRQGVEGIRRYVEPQAIATQRLIPIAASHGLSEERFAELMTGALRVLKKIGRP, translated from the coding sequence ATGAGCGAGCAGACGTCGATTCCCGCGGATCCCGAGCTCGACCCGACCGCGTCGTACGCGACCGATCAGTCGGTCATCCGCCGGTTGTCGGGGCTGCTGCGCGCCACGGCCGGCACCCGGACGTCGTACGCGCCGGCCACCGGGCAGCCGATCGCGGACCTGCCGATCTCGAGCGCGGACGACGTGGTCGCGGCGGTCCGGGTCGCCCGGAAAACCCAGCAGTCCTGGCGCCGGGTGCCGCTCGAGGAGCGCGCCGCGATCCTGCTGCGCTACCACGACCTGGTCCTCGACCACCGGCACGAGCTGGTCGACCTGATCATCCGCGAGTCGGGCAAGGCGCGGAAGCAGGCGTTCGAGGAGCTCGCGCACGTCGCGCTGACCGCGCGGTACTACGGACGCAAGGCGTTCGAGCTGCTCGAGCCACGCCGCAAGCTGGGAATCTTCCCGGTACTGACGCGTGCCGAGGAGCGCTTCGTCCCGAAGGGCGTCGTCGGCATCATCTCGCCGTGGAACTACCCGTTGACGATGGCGATCTCGGACGGCCTGCCCGCGATCCTGGCCGGCAACACGGTCGTCCACAAACCCGACAGCCAGACCCCGCTGACCGCGCTGCGCGGTATCGAGCTGCTGTACGAGGCCGGCCTGCCGCGCGAGGCCTGGCTCGCGGTGAACGGCGACGGCCCGACCGTCGGCGGCGCACTGATCCAGAACGCCGACTACATCTGCTTCACCGGTTCGACGAAGACGGGCCGGCTGGTCGCGAAGCAGGCCGGTGAGCGGCTGATCGGCTGCAGCCTCGAGCTCGGCGGCAAGAACCCGATGCTCGTACTGCGGGACGCCGACATCAACCGCGCCGCCGAAGGCGCTGTCCGCGCCTGCTTCGCGAACGCGGGTCAGTTGTGCGTCTCGATGGAACGGCTGTACGTCGCCGACCAGGTGTACGACGCGTTCGTCACGGCGTTCGTGGACCGGGTGAAGAAGCTGAGGCTGAGCGCGGGCACCGGCTGGGACGTCGACATGGGCTCGCTGATCTCGAAGGCGCAGCTCGAGACGGTGACGCGGCACGTCGAAGATGCCCGGGCCAAGGGCGCGACGGTGCTGGCCGGTGGCAAGCCGCGGCCGGACATCGGGCCGCTGTTCTACGAGCCGACCGTGCTGTCCGGTGTCACTCCGGCGATGGAGTGCTTCGACAACGAGACGTTCGGGCCGGTCGTCTCGATCTACCGGTTCTCCGACGAGTCCGAGGCGATCCAGCGCGCGAACGAGGGCGAGTACGGCCTGAACGCGAGCGTCTGGACCCGGGACGGCCGTCGCGGCCGCGCGGTCGCCGCGCAGCTGATGGCCGGTACCGTCAACGTCAACGAGGGGTACGGCGCGACCTTCGGGTCGATCGACACCCCGATGGGCGGCATGCGCTCGTCCGGTCTCGGCCGGCGGCAGGGCGTCGAGGGTATCCGCCGGTACGTCGAACCGCAGGCGATCGCGACCCAGCGACTGATCCCGATCGCGGCCTCGCACGGGCTGTCCGAGGAGAGGTTCGCCGAGCTGATGACCGGTGCGCTCCGGGTGCTGAAGAAGATCGGCCGTCCATGA
- the bioB gene encoding biotin synthase BioB has product MDILDVARAQVLEQGIGLSQEQLVEVLRLPDEQLPELLALAHDVRVKWCGEEVEVEGIISLKTGGCPEDCHFCSQSGQFTSPVRAVWLNIPELVEAAKETAKTGATEFCIVAAVRGPDERLMSQVKAGIDAINAEVDINIACSLGMLTQAQVDELKSWGVHRYNHNLESARSYFGDVVTTHSFEERWETCLMVRDSGMELCCGGLVGMGETLEQRAELAAQLAELDPHEVPLNFLNPRPGTPFGDLEVMDGKDALRTIAAFRLAMPRTVLRYAGGRELTLGDLGTREGLLGGINAVIVGNYLTTLGRPATADLDLLAELKMPVKELQKTL; this is encoded by the coding sequence ATGGACATCCTGGACGTGGCACGTGCGCAGGTTCTGGAGCAGGGCATCGGGCTGAGCCAGGAGCAATTGGTCGAGGTTCTCCGGCTGCCCGACGAGCAGCTTCCGGAATTGCTCGCGCTGGCGCACGACGTCCGGGTCAAGTGGTGCGGCGAGGAGGTCGAGGTCGAGGGGATCATCTCCCTGAAGACCGGCGGCTGCCCGGAGGACTGTCACTTCTGCTCGCAGTCCGGCCAGTTCACCTCCCCGGTCCGCGCGGTCTGGCTGAACATCCCGGAGTTGGTCGAGGCGGCCAAGGAGACCGCGAAGACCGGCGCCACCGAGTTCTGCATCGTGGCCGCGGTCCGTGGGCCGGACGAGCGGCTGATGTCCCAGGTGAAGGCCGGGATCGACGCGATCAACGCCGAGGTCGACATCAACATCGCCTGCTCGCTGGGCATGCTCACGCAGGCGCAGGTGGACGAGTTGAAGTCGTGGGGCGTGCATCGGTACAACCACAACCTCGAGTCCGCCCGGTCGTACTTCGGTGACGTCGTGACCACCCACTCCTTCGAGGAGCGGTGGGAGACCTGCCTGATGGTGCGGGACTCCGGCATGGAGCTGTGCTGCGGCGGCCTGGTCGGGATGGGCGAGACGCTCGAGCAGCGCGCCGAGCTGGCCGCGCAGCTCGCCGAGCTCGACCCGCACGAGGTCCCGCTGAACTTCCTCAACCCGCGCCCGGGCACGCCGTTCGGCGACCTCGAGGTGATGGACGGCAAGGACGCGCTGCGCACGATCGCAGCGTTCCGGCTGGCGATGCCGCGGACGGTCCTGCGGTACGCCGGCGGCCGCGAACTGACCCTCGGCGACCTCGGCACCCGCGAGGGTCTGCTCGGCGGTATCAACGCGGTCATCGTGGGCAACTACCTCACCACGCTCGGCCGCCCGGCCACCGCCGACCTCGACCTGCTCGCCGAACTCAAGATGCCGGTGAAGGAGCTCCAGAAGACGCTATGA
- a CDS encoding FAD-dependent oxidoreductase, translated as MTFDYDVVVIGSGFGGSVSALRLTEKGYRVAVLEAGARFDEASYAKNSWDTKRFLFAPRLGMYGIQRISALRDVIILSGAGVGGGSLVYANTLYEPLPAFYTDRQWAHITDWKAELAPYYDQAKRMLGVTTYPGFTPADKVMKQVADDMGVGETFHPTPVGVFFGEPGVEVEDPYFGGAGPRRRGCMDCGECMTGCRHNAKNTLTKNYLYLAEKAGAEVYSLTTVTSVEPLPDGGYAIDTRRTTHRKVTRRFTAEQVVFAASALGTAKLLHRLRDEGKLPRLSDRLGVLTRTNSESLLGAISRDRDVDYSRGVAITSSFHPDDVTHIEPVRYGKGSNVMSLLQTVLTDGDGPRPRWRTWLRELGVQRKNIRRLYDLKHWSERTVIALVMQTADNSITTYGKRDRFGRWRLTSKQGHGAPNPSWIPVANQVVRRMAQLMNGTPGGTIGEPFNVPMTAHFIGGCAIGDSAATGVVDPYHRVYGYDGLHIVDGSTISANLGVNPSLTITAQAERALSFWPNKGAVDPRPAVGSAYQRIQPVKPAHPVVPVDAPGALRLPIFPKRAVTES; from the coding sequence ATGACCTTCGATTACGACGTCGTCGTCATCGGGTCGGGGTTCGGCGGATCGGTGTCGGCGTTGCGGTTGACCGAGAAGGGGTACCGGGTCGCCGTCCTCGAGGCCGGTGCGCGGTTCGACGAGGCGTCGTACGCGAAGAACTCGTGGGACACCAAGCGGTTCCTGTTCGCGCCGCGGCTGGGGATGTACGGGATCCAGCGGATCAGCGCGCTGCGCGACGTGATCATCCTGTCCGGTGCGGGGGTCGGCGGCGGCAGCCTGGTGTACGCGAACACCTTGTACGAACCGCTGCCCGCCTTCTACACCGATCGGCAGTGGGCGCACATCACCGACTGGAAGGCCGAACTCGCGCCGTACTACGACCAGGCGAAGCGGATGCTCGGCGTCACGACGTACCCGGGCTTCACGCCGGCCGACAAGGTGATGAAGCAGGTCGCGGACGACATGGGCGTGGGGGAGACCTTCCACCCGACGCCGGTCGGCGTGTTCTTCGGCGAGCCCGGTGTCGAGGTCGAGGACCCGTACTTCGGTGGCGCCGGGCCGCGGCGCCGCGGGTGCATGGACTGCGGCGAGTGCATGACCGGCTGCCGGCACAACGCGAAGAACACGCTCACGAAGAACTACCTCTACCTGGCAGAGAAGGCCGGCGCCGAGGTCTACTCGCTGACCACGGTCACCTCGGTCGAGCCGCTGCCAGACGGTGGGTACGCGATCGACACCCGGCGGACGACGCACCGGAAAGTGACCCGGCGCTTCACGGCCGAGCAGGTCGTGTTCGCGGCGTCCGCGCTCGGTACGGCGAAACTCCTGCACCGGCTGCGCGACGAGGGCAAGCTGCCGCGGTTGTCGGACCGGCTCGGTGTCCTGACCAGGACGAACTCGGAGTCGTTGCTCGGGGCGATCTCACGGGACCGCGACGTCGACTACAGCCGCGGCGTGGCGATCACGTCGTCGTTCCACCCCGACGACGTCACCCACATCGAGCCGGTGCGCTACGGGAAGGGCAGCAACGTCATGTCACTGCTGCAGACCGTGCTGACCGACGGCGACGGCCCCCGGCCGCGGTGGCGGACCTGGTTGCGCGAGCTGGGCGTGCAGCGCAAGAACATCCGCCGGCTGTACGACCTCAAGCACTGGTCCGAGCGGACCGTGATCGCGCTGGTGATGCAGACCGCGGACAACTCGATCACCACGTACGGCAAGCGGGACCGGTTCGGCCGCTGGCGGCTGACGTCCAAACAGGGCCACGGCGCCCCGAACCCGTCCTGGATCCCGGTCGCGAACCAGGTCGTCCGGCGGATGGCGCAACTGATGAACGGTACGCCGGGCGGGACGATCGGCGAGCCGTTCAACGTGCCGATGACCGCGCACTTCATCGGTGGTTGCGCGATCGGGGACTCCGCGGCGACCGGGGTGGTGGACCCGTACCACCGCGTCTACGGGTACGACGGCCTGCACATCGTGGACGGATCGACGATCTCGGCGAACCTCGGCGTCAACCCGTCGCTGACGATCACCGCGCAGGCGGAGCGGGCGCTGTCGTTCTGGCCGAACAAGGGCGCGGTGGATCCGCGGCCCGCGGTGGGTTCGGCGTACCAGCGGATCCAGCCGGTGAAGCCCGCGCATCCCGTCGTTCCGGTTGATGCGCCGGGGGCGTTGCGGCTGCCGATCTTTCCGAAGCGGGCTGTGACGGAGTCGTAA
- a CDS encoding TIGR03086 family metal-binding protein, translating into MDVVELHNRTVTNFAELVSGVASDQWSAPTPCSDWDVRALVNHVVGEERWVVPLMEGKTIAEVGDALDGDLLGDDPAGAASSAAREATAAASSPIDKVHLSYGDEDPPEYLRQLAADHLIHGWDLAVAIGVPPRMEPELVDEVGTWFAQREELYRRAGIIAEHIDGYTEPADALIAASGRDPHWSP; encoded by the coding sequence ATGGATGTGGTGGAGCTGCACAACCGCACGGTGACGAATTTCGCGGAGCTGGTGTCAGGGGTGGCGAGCGATCAGTGGTCGGCGCCGACACCGTGCTCGGACTGGGATGTCCGGGCACTGGTGAACCACGTCGTCGGGGAGGAACGCTGGGTCGTGCCGTTGATGGAGGGCAAGACGATCGCCGAGGTCGGCGACGCGCTCGACGGCGATCTGCTCGGGGACGACCCGGCCGGCGCGGCCTCGTCCGCGGCCCGCGAGGCGACGGCCGCGGCGTCCAGCCCGATCGACAAGGTGCATCTGTCGTACGGCGACGAGGATCCGCCCGAGTACCTGCGCCAACTCGCGGCGGACCACCTGATCCACGGGTGGGACCTGGCCGTGGCGATCGGCGTACCGCCGCGGATGGAACCGGAGCTCGTCGACGAGGTCGGGACCTGGTTCGCGCAACGCGAGGAGCTGTACCGCAGGGCCGGCATCATCGCTGAGCACATCGACGGGTACACCGAACCCGCCGACGCACTGATCGCCGCCTCCGGCCGCGACCCGCACTGGTCACCTTAA